GGTAAACAAGTTTTATGACCGATTCGCTGCGCTCATTAACACCTTTTTTGAGTAATGGCAGAAAAATGATCGATCCGCGCTTTAGCAGCGGGTGTTAGAGCGATGAAAAGGCAATTGAAATGAAACCAGTTCTtaaattgcttttaattttgcaACAGAAGGAAGAGTAAGTGCTTAATGACCTTTCAATGAGGCAATCAAAATGTGATTAGTAAGAATTGCAAGGCAGACCAAGGGACGCCTCCAAtctcatttatttgtttgtttttatcgTTAGACCGTCCCCCTTTCTTATAAAATCGCCACTTTTTCGCCAGACTGTGTTTTTATTTGGGCTTTGCTTGGTTGTCAAAAGCGatacatttgttttaattataaacgTCTATAGAAATTCGTTAGCGCGGCGTGTGGGAGTCATTATGAGAAAATTTTGCCAAAAACCTGCTGTATTATCGAAAGAGTGAGGAAGGGGAAAAGTAGCAgacgaaattttaaaaaggccAAGTATTAGCAGTTTAAGAAGATTAAAAAGCGGACTACCTCTACCGAGAAAGATCTTTAATAAGATATTAAAACTGTGTGATTTGCAAATTAATCATTATTAGTTTGTTTCCTGTGCGATTTTCTGGAAAATTTGTATcattgtttacttttttataaattcaaagGTGCAATTTAGTGGGCTTTTTATAGTCTTTGGGTATGATACGATTTCCAAATATAATATAAGCCATCTGCATCTAtagtcatatttaataatttcaatttccttGAAAGTGATGGGAAGAAAGTTTTAAGTAAGAGCTAAGATTTtagtttaaatgaaaaaagtcAGGTTTTTTGGCTTAAAAGATACGATTAATGCTGAGTTTTGGTATGAGTTCTGAACTTTTGTTGGtacttaaaaaagaattgatTAACGATTTTCTTGTCATTAACATTAGGATTATTATTGTTTGGCCAGCTGagaactatttatttttctgtaattACTAAAGTCCTTTTGTCTTCTATTAACTTTATTTGGAGTTGTATCTGATGTCTTCTAGTGCGTGATTCAGATTCAAGAATCTGCTGCCGCTTCATATATCAACAATTGCACGcgcaatttgcataaatcgTGTTTTGAACTCACCGCTGATGGCATTAGCATGCGCGTTTGGCGCCTGCGCAGCTGCTGTGGcctgtgttgctgttgctttgcCGGCCAAAAGTGCAGCATGTCGCCCACCAGTGTGGCAGTGCAGTTGGCGCCTTTGAAGTGGCGGCGCAAACCTCCAATTGGCCGAGCGAGGGGGGGCGTGGGCATCGCGAGCAGCGCAGCTGACCGACGCAAGAGATCGCCGGAGCAATGTCAACGCAGTCATGTCGGCAAATAAGGTGAGGTAGCGCAAAAAAGGGTAACCAAAACAGAAGCGAAGAGAAGGGGAGAGCGAGAACCCGCGAAGCGCGACCACAAGTCTGCTACGTAATATATCACGTATACGTAAGCGAGCGCgcgagagagcgagagcgggGAGCGGACTCAGAATCCAATCAGCTGATGGCACTGCCGTGAGCTTTGCTTTTCGCCTGCACTTTTTAGTTATTCTCTAATTCTCAAGTGACTCACAACGCTTCTCTTATTTCTCGGGGAGATTTACTCGCGCGCGGGATTAATTGCCCAGATAAATAGAACAGAACCAAAACACTGGCGGCCAGTCAACTAACCAAATCACTACTACGtaaagtatttaaatcaaCTAACAATCAGACACGCAATTTACGTAATTAgcacaacaaacaaaacaacagcaacaacaacaacagccaccaGCGCCAATTGGCACGCCAACTTCCAATCAGAGCTATGCTACGGAGCTATATAGTAGTATGCTGTAGCTCTGCGGATCGGGCGTCTTTATCGTGCGAGGCGACAGTCTGAACTGCCGTGAACTGGCATCGCTCGCAGCTATCGCTTTTCCACACAAGGTGCCCCATCGGGTGGAAAAGCGAAATcggaatttaaatatataacaattcGGTTCAAAGCTGCCGCGTGACATGCGTATTAAAAGAGTAAGGAAGGGGGAAAGTGGTCTGCTTTATAAGGCAAAAGTTTCATAATTCAGTTCCTATAAATCCGAGTTTTCGTTGTGAAATACGTGTATTTTAAAGCATCAACAATTGGTTTTTTGTGGCTgcttttctttgatttttctcTTTTGCGAAAAGCTGCAAAAACATAGGTGGGTGTCTTGGATGACGTAGTGACCCTAAGCCAAGACATACACCCACGCAGTTCACAATGTTTTTCAAATTCCaatattgtttaatattattattattattattggcaTTTACAAATAATGGTGCTATCAGCTtagatatttaattaattcgtCATTTTCAACACGTTTTGGGAATCAACATTCCCAGCGACACTAAACATTAGTATTTATTAAACCATTTCcgaataaatcaaatatatttatggtcATAAAAAACTTGAAGATATCTTTAAGGAAAAAATTCCAGACCAATCTAAATCAAACGTTTTTTTATGTGAATAAATAACCTTGTTGAATGATCCACTTCAAAATAAACCTGATATTGAAACGTAAAAGGCATTTTAAACCTCACAGtgattaaacaaaattatttttaaatatattgctACAATAACATGATCTAAGTAGTAAGCACAGGGGAATTTCGCATAACCACATTTTGCgtaaattgaaatgcaaatattttgtatggAATAACTGAAAAAAGGGATACTAAATAAGTCATTGGCTTATTTTAGCCACCTCTGCGTTCCTTTATAAGTGCTATTTTATTAACTagaaaagcaaatattttcctttcgaTACGAGTAAACAATCGCGAAAATGTAAATTCGTTATCTCATACTGAATCGAAGCTGTTGTTGCTCTGCTGcctgttttgtttgttttagaATACAACTTGTCACTTAATATGGGTATTTGTTTGGTGTTTGTACCTGtgtttatatttcatttcacCTGCCGCTCAATTATCGAATAATTTAAgtcatatttatatatttatacatgcAAACGCTAGTCGGTCGACTGCCCCTATTTAGCACTTGGGCGCCGATTACCTTTGACAGCGGCCCACGCACCTACCTTTCGCATAGGGTAATGCCTATACAGGTGCTCCGATCAATAACGATCCGTCGTCATTAATCTATAGAGCGCTATCAAAGGCTGCACAGGTTCTTAATTGGCTGTTACAGCGGCTTCGACGATTTTGGGCGATGCCAAGTCGACTTGTCgccgaaaacaaacaaacaacgcGGTATCAGCTAACACTTACTAGCACATGTATGTCATCATCACcgccatcatcatcgtcattaTGACTCAGTGGATCGTCATGCCTGGTGGTGGATTTTACActggaaaaataaattcccCTTTGAGAAGTTCtcgtttaaataaaaagattaaCAGGAGTAGTATGAAACCTATACGATGtctatttttgatttatttaaaaaaaaattctgtcTTATAAAATCAGctttgaaaatcttttttgcAACTTTAAAGTGTTTGTTAAAaatctaattaaattattaaaaccgTATGgattctataaaaatatatcactttaatatattttttaatcagaaatatttaaaattgtatttttaaaacattttgaacGTTCACGTTTTTTGTAAGTTGTCCgatacttattaaaaaaaattatccataaAAATAAGGTAAAGATAACTTAAAgctacaatatttttttttctatttgtttttattttaagatcaaataaaaatctaaaCCGCTTAGAGTCTACACTAGGAACTGTCCAATTTGGCAATAAAGACCGCACAAGAGAGATAAGATAATTTTTCTAATATCGCAAATGAGGCAATCAGATGTAAATTGGTTTGAATTCTACTCATTATTAAGTGGAAAATTATGGTATTTTTTCACGTGCAATCATTAATTTTTGGAGCCCCTGCGGCGGCGCCTCTGGGCGAAATGTTGTCACTGGGGCTCGAAGATTCTCGCTGGGCTTTCGCCCGGCACGTCGCTTCGCCCAATACCATCCCAACCCAATCCCCGAGAGCCCACAGCGCGCATTCCGCTGCAGACCGCCGGCCGAGGCAGTCGATTCATTAATAACCTCCACGGAATTGGGAGTGGGAAATCCGCGAGTccggccaaaacaaacaagctACCAACTAGCCGCTAACTGTTTGGAAGTCCCGAGCCAAATCGCGTCCGCTAATTGCTTTGTTTTCATTCTGGTTTTACTGTGCAGTCCGAGGGCAAGCCTGAAACCAGAGTCAAAACCGTTCCGAAGCCGAAAAAGTTTTTATCGCGAGTTTCGACCTCGACGTGAAAGTTTCCACCGCTGCGTGCACGTAAGTACGAAAATCATTTTTGGCATTGGGGCGTCTGCGCTTCGGTCTCGGTTGGCAATCAGAATAATTTCCGCCTAATTGCAGTTGATATACACAGCGCACACATGGCGAATGTGAGGATAGTGGAGTCCAAGCTGGACATATTCCAGGCCCCGCAGAGCCATGCCCTGGCCCATGCCGTGGAGTCGTCCTTTGTGGCGGAGCGGGGATCGCTGGCGTGGCAGTTCGCCCTGATCTACGGGGATGTGGACGAGCTCAGGCAGCGGAGGGTGGCCCGGGGAAACTGCGCTGTGCTGGAGCACAACTCCCGGTTCATATACTATCTGGTCACCAAAGCGAATCTCTACGAGGCCAGCACTTACGACGACGTCCAGGCAGCTCTGATCTGTATGCGGGAACATATGGTGAGTTTTTTTGGTTGGGTAGTAGTGAAGGTCTTCGAGGCGGGGTGGGGGTTTCCCCGAAAAAAACAAGTGACATTTCCCCCAAAGAGTAACCGCACTTCCACGCTCGGGAAACTGGTTTCTTGGCCACTGCCTTCGTCAATTTAcagttaatttatttgtacTTTGAGATACAGTGAATATCTCAAAACAGTTTCCCCCCTTTGTGATCAGaatcttaaacattttatttgaattaaaatgtTGAGTCGCAAAGTGATTCAAGGAAATTTGCATAcagttaatttatttgaacttTGGGGTACAGTAGCCATCAGTAAATCGGTGCTCCCATcctaattgtaatttttttgaagagaaatatttatcTTGGCTTATGGTAATTGGCAGAGGAGAAAGTAAAGTCAGTTCCCTGATCTttgttcattatttttttgttggacTTTATTTGTGACACAGTTTGTAAGTAAGCAGAAAaggtaaaatgtttaattacatattaaatCATTCTTATCTATTTTAATGAGTTTGCATTAAATAATAACCcgtttttaaatacttttgacTCAGATAGAATTAAAATCTCTACATTGTTCAAAAGTTTATTCGGATTGCTATTCTTATAAAGACAAGgagatttaaataataatttttgggCTAACTTATCAGTTAgcatatgtataaaatatctaATGAATTCTTAGAATTCTGTTTCAATAAGATAATTTCGATAAGGCCAATTTGTTAAAATTCGTGTTAGCCAATACTCACTGTTCTGTCTTTCCAGCGCAACCACGAGATCACCAAAGTGGCCATGCCCCGGATCTGCTGCGACAAAGACGGCCTCGAGTGGCGGCAAGTGAAGCGTCTGGTGCAGCAAACCTTCTCCCAGAGCGAGTACCCCATTGAGATACTCATCTGTGAGCACGAAGACATGTCCAAGGAGGTGAGTCATCTACGATGCGCACAAGAACATTTAAAACCCATCCAGTTGATACGCAGCTGGCTGCTCCCAAGTGTCAGATTACGGAGGCCAGGGGAAATCTATTCAGTGCCCCGGAAAACTACGCTTTGGTGCACTCTGTCAGTGCGGATTTCGCCATGTGCGCGGGACTGAATCTGCAGTTCCGCTGCAAGTTCGGCCATGTGGATGAGCTGAAGCGCCAGAATAGGCACACCGGAAACGTGGCAGTCCTGGAGCAGGATGGTCGCTTTATCTACAATCTGATAACCAAGGAGCGGAGCCATGAGAAGTGCACCTACACTGCTCTTTACTATGCCCTGCTGGCCATGCGGGAACATATGGTGAGGAGGATCAGCTTTACGCATATAAGAAATCTTTTTAAATCCCTTTGGAATCCACCTTTGCAGAGGGAGCATGGCGTGTCCAAGTTGGCCATTCCCCGACTTGGCTGCGGCATCGATCGCCTGGATTGGCTGCGCGTGCGCAGTCTCCTGGATCTGGTCTTTGCCGAGGATACCGTGGACATCATAGCCTTCTTCTACACTCCACCCCAAATGGTCAAGGACACGCTGAACGTGGTTTGTCCCACCTGCAGGCACATGAAGACCATCCAATTGCCATCGAGGTCCGTCAGCGGATCAAGGCAATCGCTTCATCGCGAAAAGACTCCATTCTAAATGTTCTAAATCCAATGAGGAAACACTGTACATAGCACCCGAAACGGTTTACTTGGGACTTGTGGCACCGAATGCACCAAATACTTATATAGCTGTTAAGAACATACACCTAAGAGCTTTCATGGCACGcaagatttatatttttggggtATTTATActatatttaatgttttaataaacgAAATAAACCCTTAGATAGGGTATTAACCAATGATGGGAGTTTTAAATGATAAAATAGAGTGGAGATTTTTGTGGGACTCCGTAGTATATGTAATCTAGTGATTGTGATCCAACTCTCACTTCCTTAAACAAACATTCTAATCAAAATGTATTCTCCCAAACTTCTAGAACTACGCGGAGCGTTTCGGCGGGCTTTTGTGGTCGGAATGTCATCAAAACCCCAGTACAGTCTTAGCGAGGTGGACGGGGATCTCTTCTCCGCCCCCAAAACATACTCCTTGGCCCATTGTGTGGGCGCCGATCTTGCCATGGGTGCTGGAATCGCAGTGCAGTTCAAGAAGGTCTACGGCAAGGTGGACGAGCTGCGGGCCCAGAACGCGAGCAGTGGAGAGGTTGCGGTGCTGAAGGATGACCAGCGGTACATATACTATCTGGTGACCAAGCCCCAGAGCTGGGGAAAGCCCACCTACGAATCTTTGCAGGCATCTCTAGAGCAGATGCGCGAACACATGGTAAGCCTATAATGTTTTTTCTTAGctttatataaaactttaacAAGTTATGGTATTTAATCTCAAAGAACACTCAATAAGATGTTTTGCTTTTTCACTTATAACTTAAAATACATATCTCAACGGTTCTGATTTTTAACTAAGGACAATCTTATAGTACATGATCCATTCTTCGATCCTGTCCTAATGATTATCTTTCTCTCTTATGTTACAGCGCAAAAACAACGTGGATAAGCTGGCTATCCCGAAGATTGGTTGCGGCATTGATGGCTTGGAGTGGGAAAAGGTCAGCGGTGTGCTGGAGTACGTTTTTGGCCAGGAACCGCTGGAGATTGTGGTCTACAACTTTGTGCCACCGCAGGGCAAATAATGGAATCCTTTAGTTTAATTTGTGCCATTTACTTCTGAGCTACATAATTATAAACGACCAGTTCTACAGGATCAGATTGGAACACCTGGCATATTATTTCCTTAACTTTGGGCCACTTGAGGCCATCCAAGCCGCATCCAATGCGAGGCATGGCCAACTTGGTGACTTGGTGGGAGATCTGGGGGTGGTTTATGGTGAACTACACTTTATAGGGGGGGCTAGATCCACTTACCATGTGCTGCCGCATGGCAATCAAGGACCTTTCGAGGAGTTCATATGTGGGCTTTCCCCAGCTGGACTTCTTGGTCACCAGGTTGTAGACATAACGCTGCTGGTCCTGGAGAATGGCCACGCCCCCGGGCTGGACATTCTGCTTCTGCAGGGTCAGCAACTGGCCAAATTTGTTGCTAAGGAATAGAAAATATATCACCAAACTATCATTAATGTGCATTACCCTGCTTTATCTTACCGAAACTTTACAGCTATTCCCTTGCCCATTCGCAGATCGGCAGCCACACAATGGCACATGGAATAATCACTTCTGCAGCTGAACAAGTCGCCGCTGACTTCTCTGTAGGTGAAACCTGacattttcaattgtttttagCCTTATATATTTCTAACTTTTCCACAAAGCAAACTTTTTTCAATTGTGCGCATTTCTCGTGACCGCGCTTCCCTGCGAATGGCTGCCAGCTGGTGTTTGGCAACGCGTAAGTAGTTTACGACTTGCGCATACGGTCACACTAAGCGGGGCCCACCAATCAGCTGATAACAAatgagttttatttttaaatttattgccaCTTTTGTACGCAAAATGTTGGAGCTGTTGCAATTTGGGGGGAAGACTCTAACGCACACACTGAGTATCTATGTGAAGACGAACACGGGCAAAACGCTGACGGTGAACCTGGAGCCCCAGTGGGATATAAAGAACGTCAAAGAACTGGTAGCTCCGCAATTGGGACTTCAGCCGGATGACCTGAAGATCATATTTGCCGGCAAGGAACTCAGCGACGCCACAACCATAGAGGTAGGATGTTTCTAAATAGAATACCCTAACTCCCGCTGATATATTCCATCTTCCAGTAGCAATGTGACCTGGGTCAGCAGAGCATTTTGCATGCCATCCGCTTGCGACCGCCTGTGCAGCGCCAGAAAATCCAGTCGGCCACCTTGGAGGAAGAGGAGCCTTCTCTGGGTGAAGAACCCTCCAAGCCCCTCAATGAAACATTGTTGGATTTGCAGCTGGAGAGCGAGGAAAGGTTTAACATCACCGAAGAGGGTAGGTAACATGCTGTTTTCGGTAGTAAACCCTAAAAACCCTCTGCCTAATCATCTACAGAAAGAGTCCGTGCCAAGGCCCACTTCTTCGTCCACTGCGGCCAATGTGATAAGCTCTGCAATGGAAAGCTGCGTGTGCGCTGCTCCCTGTGCAAAGGTGGCGCCTTCACTGTCCACCGAGATCCAGAGTGCTGGGATGATGTTTTGAAATCGCGCCGAATTCCCGGACACTGCGAAAGTCTGGAGGTGGCCTGCGTGGACAATGAGGCTGGGGATCCGCCTTTCGCCGAGTTCTTTTTCAAGTGTGCGGAGCATGTTTCCGGCGGCGAGAAGGACTTTGCAGCTCCCCTAAACCTTATCAAAAACAATATCAAAGATGTGCCTTGCCTAGCCTGCACCGATGTCAGGTGATTATGCAACCGAAACCTTTAGTATGATTACGTTATATGCTTCAAATTCTTTGCAAATTATTACAatcttataattttaaaatatttcacgCATAATATGTATTACAATATGTAAACAATAGAATTCACAATATCGCAGTTTATCTGTGTTGTCATCAGTACACATTTAGATTAgctataaaaatcaaattctttGCGACTAATGATTGGAAATTGTATGCATATAATTCCCGACTTaatccttctttttttttttgcagtgaaACAGTTTTGGTCTTCCCCTGCGCCTCGCAGCACGTTACCTGCATCGACTGCTTCCGCCACTATTGCCGCTCCCGCCTGGGCGAGCGCCAGTTTATGCCGCATCCGGACTATGGCTACACCCTGCCCTGCCCCGCCGGCTGCGAGCACTCGTTCATCGAGGAGATCCACCACTTCAAGTTGCTCACACGCGAGGAGTATGATCGCTACCAGCGGTTCGCCACCGAAGAGTATGTCCTGCAGGCGGGGGGTGTACTCTGCCCACAACCTGGTTGTGGCATGGGTCTTCTGGTGGAGCCCGACTGCCGCAAGGTGACCTGCCAGAATGGCTGTGGCTACGTGTTTTGCCGCAACTGCCTGCAAGGCTACCACATCGGGGAGTGTTTGCCCGAGGGGACGGGCGCCAGTGCCCAAAACTCATGCGAATACACCGTGGATCCGAATGTAAGTTGTTTTTTATGCCCCACCTATTATTCCCGCTTGTGTAATCATGTGCTATTCCTAGCGAGCTGCCGAGGCGCGTTGGGATGAGGCCAGCAATGTCACCATCAAAGTCAGCACCAAGCCCTGTCCAAAATGTCGAACGCCCACGGAGCGAGATGGTGAGTTGGTTGAGAGGGGGATGTGAAAGACGCAGTTTAACATATCCTAAAACACTCCTTCTCCTCCTTCCAGGCGGCTGCATGCACATGGTCTGCACACGCGCTGGCTGCGGATTCGAGTGGTGCTGGGTCTGCCAGACCGAGTGGACACGCGACTGCATGGGTGCCCATTGGTTCGGCTAGTCGGTCGTCATTTGTCGTCGGCCCGAAGTGTCCGTTTTGTTTGTTGACtacttttaaattgtatacCATAGTAAAGACTGCTCGAGCAACACCCTGTTTGCCGTCTACGCAATCAATAGCAGAAACACCCCCGACTAGGAACGCGGAGCTCACATCCTACCCCACTCTGTTCCCGCGTTGCGTGCGCACAAAactttgtttacgtttttcCCAAGCTCGCCCACAAATATTTTGAGGACTTTCCTCTTTGGGCTGGCATGCGAAAACCGCAATAAACACGTGCACTTGGCCAAAAGAGTCGGAGCGCCGGAGAGAGAGTGCGGCGGATGCGCAGTGGGTGGCCAACGGCTCAGCGCTCATGTAACCAGGCGCGTAGCCGCAAGGGGACTCCCCAATAATTGATTAGGGGACGGCTAaggcatttcaaatattttgttccagagttctTTGAAATTGCAACTTTAGGGATAGTTTTTCCTTTGAACAGGGAAAACCTCTAATCTAAGAAGGCAACTTTGAAGTTGAGGATAGCATTCTTAGGGAGCCTACAAGGCTATCGTAGCCTTTTTCAACTATTTTTTTGCATTCTTGGAATTAAAAGTAACGAATATTGTATGAAACTCTTGGAAAACGGTAGAT
This window of the Drosophila biarmipes strain raj3 chromosome 3L, RU_DBia_V1.1, whole genome shotgun sequence genome carries:
- the LOC108028253 gene encoding uncharacterized protein LOC108028253 codes for the protein MANVRIVESKLDIFQAPQSHALAHAVESSFVAERGSLAWQFALIYGDVDELRQRRVARGNCAVLEHNSRFIYYLVTKANLYEASTYDDVQAALICMREHMRNHEITKVAMPRICCDKDGLEWRQVKRLVQQTFSQSEYPIEILICEHEDMSKELAAPKCQITEARGNLFSAPENYALVHSVSADFAMCAGLNLQFRCKFGHVDELKRQNRHTGNVAVLEQDGRFIYNLITKERSHEKCTYTALYYALLAMREHMREHGVSKLAIPRLGCGIDRLDWLRVRSLLDLVFAEDTVDIIAFFYTPPQMVKDTLNVVCPTCRHMKTIQLPSRSVSGSRQSLHREKTPF
- the LOC108028251 gene encoding E3 ubiquitin-protein ligase parkin, which codes for MSFIFKFIATFVRKMLELLQFGGKTLTHTLSIYVKTNTGKTLTVNLEPQWDIKNVKELVAPQLGLQPDDLKIIFAGKELSDATTIEQCDLGQQSILHAIRLRPPVQRQKIQSATLEEEEPSLGEEPSKPLNETLLDLQLESEERFNITEEERVRAKAHFFVHCGQCDKLCNGKLRVRCSLCKGGAFTVHRDPECWDDVLKSRRIPGHCESLEVACVDNEAGDPPFAEFFFKCAEHVSGGEKDFAAPLNLIKNNIKDVPCLACTDVSETVLVFPCASQHVTCIDCFRHYCRSRLGERQFMPHPDYGYTLPCPAGCEHSFIEEIHHFKLLTREEYDRYQRFATEEYVLQAGGVLCPQPGCGMGLLVEPDCRKVTCQNGCGYVFCRNCLQGYHIGECLPEGTGASAQNSCEYTVDPNRAAEARWDEASNVTIKVSTKPCPKCRTPTERDGGCMHMVCTRAGCGFEWCWVCQTEWTRDCMGAHWFG
- the LOC108028254 gene encoding ADP-ribose glycohydrolase OARD1 — translated: MYSPKLLELRGAFRRAFVVGMSSKPQYSLSEVDGDLFSAPKTYSLAHCVGADLAMGAGIAVQFKKVYGKVDELRAQNASSGEVAVLKDDQRYIYYLVTKPQSWGKPTYESLQASLEQMREHMRKNNVDKLAIPKIGCGIDGLEWEKVSGVLEYVFGQEPLEIVVYNFVPPQGK
- the LOC108028255 gene encoding ADP-ribose glycohydrolase OARD1 isoform X2: MSGFTYREVSGDLFSCRSDYSMCHCVAADLRMGKGIAVKFRNKFGQLLTLQKQNVQPGGVAILQDQQRYVYNLVTKKSSWGKPTYELLERSLIAMRQHMSPSWPCLALDAAWMASSGPKLRK
- the LOC108028255 gene encoding ADP-ribose glycohydrolase OARD1 isoform X1; its protein translation is MSGFTYREVSGDLFSCRSDYSMCHCVAADLRMGKGIAVKFRNKFGQLLTLQKQNVQPGGVAILQDQQRYVYNLVTKKSSWGKPTYELLERSLIAMRQHMISHQVTKLAMPRIGCGLDGLKWPKVKEIICQVFQSDPVELVVYNYVAQK